Proteins found in one Triticum aestivum cultivar Chinese Spring chromosome 4D, IWGSC CS RefSeq v2.1, whole genome shotgun sequence genomic segment:
- the LOC123099358 gene encoding transcription factor bHLH25: MDDSALFMEWAMDTLEQEHPDPVVVVNGDSGDAAFPSLQALREQRLVLEELITGANPANSGSSGETTDGSGGSGNFSSPAAMEHAVWPPSLNSARCAPRLSRNGGGTNLPVTSWNFCAASALPASDGTLDSGSAGPVVSETVYGSQPTRRAAARSPTGTGPVSSVPPYAQDHIMAERKRREKINQRFIELSTVIPGLKKMDKATILSDTTRHVKELQEKIKALEAAAGRSSRSNETVVLVKKPCYAAVADENGSPSSASSGAPAAEKPLPEIEVRFSETGIMVRILCHDVKGVVVRVLSEVEEGLHLTVTHANVMPFTACTVIITITAKASFPSFIPQFGPILIFVIHSKK; encoded by the exons ATGGACGACTCGGCCCTGTTCATGGAATGGGCCATGGACACGCTGGAGCAGGAGCACCCAGACCCAGTGGTGGTCGTCAACGGCGACTCCGGCGACGCAGCCTTCCCCTCGCTTCAGGCGCTCCGTGAACAGCGCCTTGTCTTGGAAGAGCTGATTACGGGAGCCAACCCGGCAAACAGCGGGAGCTCCGGCGAAACTACAGACGGTAGCGGAGGTTCTGGCAATTTCTCATCCCCGGCGGCCATGGAGCACGCCGTCTGGCCCCCGTCCCTGAACTCGGCCAGGTGCGCTCCAAGACTTTCCAGGAACGGTGGAGGCACCAACCTTCCGGTCACAAGCTGGAATTTCTGCGCCGCTTCCGCGCTGCCGGCCAGTGACGGCACACTGGACAGCGGCAGCGCCGGGCCTGTCGTCTCGGAGACGGTGTACGGGTCGCAGCCCACGAGGAGGGCCGCCGCAAGGAGCCCCACTGGCACCGGGCCCGTGTCGTCGGTGCCGCCGTACGCGCAGGACCATATCATGGCGGAGCGGAAGCGCCGGGAGAAGATTAACCAGCGCTTCATCGAGCTCTCCACCGTCATCCCCGGCCTCAAGAAG ATGGACAAGGCGACGATCCTTTCCGACACGACGAGGCACGTCAAGGAGCTGcaggagaagatcaaggccctggaggcagccgccggacgcagcagcaggagcaacgAGACCGTGGTACTCGTCAAGAAGCCGTGCTACGCCGCCGTTGCAGACGAAAACGGCTCACCCTCGTCCGCGTCGTCGGGGGCGCCGGCAGCGGAGAAACCTCTGCCGGAGATCGAGGTGCGGTTCTCGGAGACCGGCATCATGGTGAGGATCCTCTGCCACGACGTCAAGGGGGTGGTGGTGAGGGTGCTGTCGGAGGTGGAGGAGGGGCTCCACCTCACCGTCACCCACGCCAATGTCATGCCGTTCACGGCCTGCACTGTCATCATAACCATCACGGCCAAGGCAAGTTTTCCTTCCTTCATTCCACAATTCGGTCCAATATTGATTTTTGTGATTCACAGTAAGAAATGA